The following coding sequences lie in one Pseudomonas syringae CC1557 genomic window:
- a CDS encoding MacB family efflux pump subunit, which translates to MSRALLELKDVTRRFVAGEKDFIALNNINLTINAGELIAITGASGSGKSTLMNVLGCLDHAASGSYKVDGRETGTLTEDELAELRRDHFGFIFQRYHLLPHLAAIQNVEMPAIYAGTGKSIRVERAQKLLERLGLPGHLEHRPSQLSGGQQQRVSIARALMNGGEIILADEPTGALDSVSGKEVMNILLELNSAGHTVILVTHDEKVAAHAERIIEMRDGEIIADRVNTDRPIINEKNTERLPSKPAQGNRLMANLGLFQEAFVMAWVALISHRMRTLLTMLGIIIGITSVVSIVAIGEGAKRYVLKDIEAIGSNTIEVFPGSDFGDTKSMDIQTLALSDVTALSSQYYIDSATPNIGRNLLVRYRNIDVSATVSGVSPSYFQVRGTKMGSGVGFNKDDARRQAQVVVIDYNTRIRLFGPKVDPLGQVILVGNLPCTVIGVTENKKNIFDTSKNLNIWMPYETASGRLLGQSYLDSITVRVKDGQPSKVVEDNVNKLLQKRHGTKDFFTYNLDSVMQTVQKTSQSLALLLSLIAVISLAVGGIGVMNIMLVSVTERTREIGIRMAVGARQSDIRQQFLVEAVMVCLIGGVIGIGLSFVIAYVFSLFVKEWQMVFSLGSIITAFICSTLIGIVFGFVPARNAAQLDPIEALARD; encoded by the coding sequence ATGAGTCGAGCTCTTCTGGAACTCAAGGATGTCACCCGTCGTTTCGTCGCCGGCGAGAAGGACTTCATCGCGCTTAATAACATCAACCTCACGATCAATGCCGGCGAACTGATTGCCATTACCGGGGCATCGGGTTCCGGCAAGTCAACGCTGATGAACGTGCTGGGTTGTCTGGACCACGCCGCCAGCGGCAGTTACAAGGTCGACGGACGTGAAACCGGTACGCTGACCGAGGATGAGCTGGCAGAGCTGCGTCGCGATCACTTCGGTTTCATTTTTCAGCGTTATCACCTGTTACCGCACCTGGCGGCGATCCAGAACGTCGAAATGCCGGCCATCTACGCAGGCACCGGCAAGAGCATACGCGTGGAACGCGCGCAGAAGCTGCTCGAGCGTCTGGGTCTGCCCGGGCATCTGGAGCATCGACCAAGCCAGTTGTCAGGCGGCCAGCAGCAGCGGGTGAGTATCGCCCGTGCGCTGATGAACGGCGGTGAGATCATCCTTGCCGACGAACCCACCGGGGCCCTCGACAGCGTGAGCGGCAAGGAGGTGATGAACATCCTTCTCGAGCTCAACAGCGCAGGGCACACGGTGATCCTGGTGACCCACGACGAGAAGGTTGCAGCGCACGCCGAGCGCATCATCGAAATGCGTGACGGCGAGATCATCGCCGACCGGGTCAACACCGATCGCCCGATCATCAACGAAAAAAACACCGAGCGCCTGCCGAGCAAACCCGCGCAGGGCAACCGGCTGATGGCCAACCTCGGCCTGTTCCAGGAAGCCTTCGTCATGGCGTGGGTGGCGCTGATCTCGCACCGCATGCGCACGCTGCTGACCATGCTCGGAATCATCATCGGCATCACCTCGGTGGTGTCGATCGTTGCGATCGGCGAAGGCGCCAAGCGTTATGTGCTCAAGGACATCGAGGCCATCGGTAGCAACACCATCGAGGTGTTCCCAGGCAGTGACTTTGGCGACACCAAGTCAATGGATATCCAGACCCTGGCGCTGTCCGATGTCACGGCGTTGAGCAGTCAGTACTACATCGACAGCGCCACGCCGAATATCGGCCGTAACCTGCTGGTGCGCTACCGTAACATCGACGTATCGGCGACGGTGAGCGGGGTCAGCCCGAGCTACTTCCAGGTACGTGGCACCAAGATGGGCTCGGGCGTGGGGTTCAACAAGGATGACGCCAGGCGGCAGGCGCAGGTGGTGGTGATCGATTACAACACCCGGATTCGCCTGTTCGGCCCCAAGGTCGACCCGCTGGGGCAGGTGATTCTGGTGGGTAACCTGCCCTGTACGGTGATCGGCGTGACCGAGAACAAGAAGAACATCTTCGACACCAGCAAGAACCTGAATATCTGGATGCCCTACGAAACCGCTTCTGGCCGCCTGCTGGGTCAGAGCTACCTGGACAGCATCACCGTGCGGGTCAAGGATGGGCAACCGAGCAAGGTGGTCGAGGACAACGTCAATAAGCTGTTGCAAAAGCGGCACGGGACCAAGGACTTTTTCACCTACAACCTCGACAGCGTGATGCAAACGGTGCAGAAGACCAGCCAGTCGCTGGCCCTGTTGCTGTCGTTGATCGCGGTGATTTCGCTGGCGGTCGGTGGCATCGGGGTGATGAACATCATGCTGGTGTCAGTCACGGAGCGGACGCGCGAGATCGGCATTCGCATGGCCGTTGGAGCACGCCAGTCGGATATCCGTCAGCAGTTTCTGGTGGAAGCGGTGATGGTCTGCCTGATAGGCGGGGTCATCGGCATCGGCCTGTCATTCGTGATCGCCTATGTGTTTTCACTGTTTGTCAAGGAATGGCAGATGGTGTTCTCTCTGGGCTCGATTATCACTGCGTTCATCTGCTCGACATTGATCGGCATCGTCTTCGGCTTCGTACCCGCACGTAACGCGGCACAGCTCGATCCGATCGAGGCACTGGCGCGGGATTGA
- a CDS encoding cytochrome b — protein sequence MNPIDQPIIDRYPTSLRVLHWVRAVLVLGLLWVGWHMTGMSDEVARKYELYYPWHKSFGVLTFLLVLTQLAVRFRTPHLPQPLETLAGYERFLSRLTQRLMYLLLVIVPLMGYSMSSTYTMSDGVFFFGVNLPELLPKNDDWFAVFQWLHNVLAYSLLALIVLHVAGALKHRFYDRDPRNNVLRRML from the coding sequence ATGAACCCAATAGATCAACCGATAATCGATCGGTACCCGACCTCCCTGCGCGTGTTGCACTGGGTGCGTGCCGTGCTCGTCCTGGGCCTGCTCTGGGTCGGCTGGCACATGACCGGCATGAGTGATGAAGTGGCGAGAAAATACGAGCTTTATTACCCGTGGCACAAGTCCTTCGGGGTGCTGACGTTCCTGCTGGTTCTGACTCAGCTCGCCGTGCGTTTTCGCACCCCGCATTTACCACAGCCGCTGGAAACCCTGGCGGGGTATGAAAGGTTTCTGTCACGCCTGACGCAGCGCTTGATGTATTTGCTGCTGGTGATCGTGCCGTTGATGGGCTACTCCATGTCGAGCACCTACACGATGAGCGATGGGGTGTTCTTTTTTGGGGTTAATCTGCCGGAACTGCTGCCGAAGAATGACGATTGGTTCGCGGTGTTCCAATGGCTGCACAACGTCCTCGCCTACAGCTTGTTGGCCCTGATCGTGCTGCATGTGGCGGGCGCGCTCAAGCATCGCTTCTACGACCGCGACCCGCGCAACAACGTGTTGCGCCGCATGCTCTGA
- a CDS encoding efflux RND transporter permease subunit: MNISALSIRYPVPAVMLFLLLTLFGVLGFNRLGIQDFPDTDLPAVVISASLEGAAPEQLETEVARKLEDKLTSLRLLKHVTTQIVEGSVMITVIFDIDKDGNEALNEVRNAVDSAAAELPANLDTPSVTRLTTNTTALLTYVVDAPRMDEEALSWFVDNELSKQLLTVRGVAKISRVGGVDREVQVDLDPTLMAGLGLSVTDIADRLRAMQKDNSGGQGDLGSGQQALRVLGGIDDPAALGAIRIPVSDGRMLAVQQLATVRDTHAERNTLAYRDGKPVIGFQVIRSLGFSDVGVTKDLRQAVNEFARQHPDVRIEEASNAVEPIMENYRGSMALLYEGMLLAVLVVWWFLRDWRATMIVATALPLSIIPTFGVMYFAGFSLNTVSLLALALVIGILVDDAIVEVENIARHLRMGKTPRQAAIEASDEIGLAVLATTVTLVAVFLPTAFMGGVSGKLFRQFGVTASAALMFSLLVARLLTPMMAAYLLKARSHGEHDSGLMRHYLGWIHTSLSRRKTTMAIVGALFIGSLALIPLLPTSFLPAQDIASSTVSLELPPGSSLAQTGEIALQAEKRLRAIPEVAHVFIAAGSGDAGGAGDRNAKLTVDLLPRDQRALKQSQVEASMRESLRSLPGVRVTVGGDGSGERLDIVLASDDGDLLERTAAALEPQLRQIKGIGNVTSSAAVQRPEIQMRPDAFRAAEQGISSQDIADTLRMATYGEYSSSLGKINLSQRQVNVRVRMQPQVRTDLQRLAQLRVTGRDGQIALASLGELSMGSGPAQIDRIDRLRNITLSIELNGSNLGEVMEQARQLPVMQNLPAQVKLVEQGELQLMSELFGNFSLAMAVGVFCIYAVLVLLFHDFMQPLTILSALPLSLGGALLALLVGGMSFSMASVIGLLMLMGIVTKNSILLVEYAIMARRQPAVSRYEALIDACHKRARPILMTTIAMGAGMLPTALGWGGESGFRQPMAVVVIGGLLASTVLSLLVVPVIFTYIDDGHETLKRWFRPHK, encoded by the coding sequence ATGAATATCTCCGCGTTGTCGATTCGTTATCCGGTTCCGGCGGTTATGCTGTTTTTACTGCTGACGCTGTTTGGTGTGCTCGGATTCAACCGTCTCGGTATTCAGGACTTTCCCGACACCGATCTGCCCGCAGTGGTCATCAGTGCCTCGCTGGAGGGCGCTGCCCCCGAGCAACTGGAAACCGAAGTCGCGCGCAAGCTCGAAGACAAGCTGACCTCACTGCGCCTGCTCAAGCATGTCACCACGCAAATTGTCGAAGGCAGCGTCATGATCACGGTGATCTTCGACATCGACAAGGATGGCAACGAAGCCCTCAACGAAGTGCGCAATGCGGTGGACAGTGCTGCGGCTGAGTTGCCAGCCAACCTCGACACGCCGTCGGTAACGCGTCTGACCACCAATACCACAGCGTTGCTGACCTATGTGGTCGATGCGCCACGCATGGACGAAGAAGCGTTGTCATGGTTTGTCGACAATGAGTTGAGCAAACAGCTTCTGACCGTGCGTGGTGTCGCTAAGATCAGCCGCGTGGGCGGTGTGGACCGCGAAGTTCAGGTAGACCTTGACCCCACGCTGATGGCCGGTCTGGGTCTCAGCGTGACGGACATCGCGGATCGTTTGCGGGCGATGCAGAAAGACAATTCCGGTGGCCAGGGCGATCTGGGCAGCGGTCAACAGGCGCTGCGTGTCCTCGGCGGTATTGACGACCCGGCGGCGCTTGGCGCTATCCGCATTCCCGTCAGCGATGGACGAATGCTTGCTGTGCAGCAGTTGGCCACCGTGCGTGATACCCATGCCGAGCGCAATACTCTGGCGTATCGCGACGGCAAACCGGTGATTGGCTTTCAGGTCATCCGCTCCCTGGGCTTTTCCGACGTCGGGGTGACCAAGGACTTGCGCCAGGCAGTCAATGAGTTTGCCAGGCAACACCCTGATGTGCGTATTGAAGAGGCAAGTAATGCCGTCGAGCCGATAATGGAAAACTATCGTGGCTCCATGGCGCTGCTTTACGAAGGCATGTTGCTGGCGGTACTGGTGGTCTGGTGGTTCCTGCGTGACTGGCGGGCGACCATGATCGTGGCCACGGCACTGCCTTTGTCGATCATCCCGACCTTCGGCGTGATGTATTTTGCCGGCTTCAGCCTTAATACCGTTTCACTACTGGCGCTGGCGCTGGTGATCGGCATTCTGGTGGACGATGCAATTGTTGAGGTTGAAAACATTGCGCGACACCTGCGCATGGGCAAAACCCCGAGACAGGCGGCAATCGAGGCATCCGACGAGATCGGTCTCGCGGTATTGGCGACCACCGTGACCCTGGTCGCGGTGTTCCTGCCGACTGCTTTCATGGGCGGGGTTTCCGGCAAACTGTTTCGCCAATTCGGCGTGACCGCCAGCGCTGCGTTGATGTTTTCGTTGCTGGTCGCCCGTCTTCTGACGCCGATGATGGCAGCGTATTTACTCAAGGCTCGCTCGCATGGCGAACATGACAGCGGTTTGATGAGACATTATCTGGGCTGGATTCACACCAGCCTGAGCCGTCGCAAGACCACCATGGCCATTGTGGGCGCTTTGTTTATCGGCTCGCTGGCGCTGATTCCGTTGCTGCCGACCAGCTTTCTGCCTGCTCAGGATATTGCCAGCAGCACCGTCAGCCTGGAGCTGCCGCCCGGCAGCAGTCTGGCTCAGACCGGCGAGATTGCCTTGCAGGCTGAAAAGCGTTTACGCGCGATTCCTGAAGTGGCCCACGTGTTCATCGCGGCGGGCAGTGGCGATGCGGGCGGTGCAGGTGATCGCAACGCGAAACTGACCGTCGATTTGCTGCCGCGTGACCAGCGCGCACTGAAACAGTCCCAAGTGGAAGCGAGCATGCGTGAAAGTCTGCGCAGCTTGCCCGGTGTGCGGGTAACGGTCGGTGGTGACGGCAGCGGAGAGCGTCTGGACATCGTCCTTGCCAGCGATGATGGCGATTTGCTGGAGCGCACTGCCGCCGCTCTTGAACCGCAGTTGCGCCAGATAAAGGGCATCGGCAACGTCACCTCAAGTGCTGCGGTGCAAAGGCCGGAAATCCAGATGCGCCCGGATGCTTTCCGCGCGGCAGAGCAGGGCATCAGTAGCCAGGATATCGCTGACACTTTGCGCATGGCCACCTATGGCGAATACAGCTCGTCCCTGGGCAAGATCAATCTGTCCCAGCGTCAGGTAAATGTGCGGGTGCGCATGCAACCGCAAGTACGCACCGACCTGCAACGCCTCGCTCAATTACGGGTCACGGGGCGTGATGGCCAGATCGCGCTGGCATCGCTGGGAGAGCTCAGCATGGGCAGCGGTCCCGCGCAGATTGATCGTATTGATCGCTTGCGCAATATCACCCTATCCATCGAACTCAATGGAAGCAATCTGGGCGAAGTGATGGAGCAGGCCAGACAGTTGCCAGTCATGCAGAACCTGCCAGCGCAAGTGAAACTGGTGGAGCAGGGCGAGTTGCAGTTGATGAGCGAGCTGTTTGGCAACTTCAGCCTGGCAATGGCGGTCGGCGTGTTCTGTATCTATGCAGTGCTGGTGCTGCTGTTCCATGACTTCATGCAGCCGCTGACAATCCTCTCGGCGCTACCCCTGTCGCTTGGCGGCGCACTGTTGGCACTGCTGGTCGGCGGGATGAGTTTTTCCATGGCGTCGGTCATCGGCTTGCTGATGCTGATGGGGATCGTGACCAAGAACTCTATCCTGCTGGTCGAGTACGCGATCATGGCTCGTCGCCAGCCAGCCGTGAGCCGCTATGAGGCGTTGATCGATGCCTGTCACAAACGCGCCCGGCCGATTCTGATGACCACCATTGCAATGGGTGCGGGCATGTTGCCGACCGCACTGGGATGGGGTGGCGAATCAGGTTTCCGCCAGCCGATGGCGGTGGTGGTTATCGGAGGATTATTAGCCTCAACAGTGCTGAGTCTGTTGGTAGTGCCCGTTATCTTTACGTATATCGATGATGGTCATGAAACGCTCAAAAGGTGGTTTCGTCCTCATAAATAG
- a CDS encoding aldehyde dehydrogenase family protein, translating into MTEHLNHFIDGTPCEGFDHRRIDLVSPVTEQVYGSSARGTREDVDRAVAAARRQLDGGEWSQLDGAQRGRLLSKLADLVERDTERLADLDANAIGRSPIEPRRMDLPNAVANLRAAAGWANQLEGRTIPTGGYFGTKTLSYTVREPVGVVGAIVPWNSPLMITVWKLAALLAAGCTVVVKPSEETPQSALHLALLAQEAGFPDGVINVVTGYGNEVGRALCEHPDVAKISFTGSPEAGREIQRTAGVLFKRVALELGGKSPQIVFDDASFDAALRGCTLGLFANQGQVCAAGSRILVQRSLAERFGAALAEAAQAVNVGDPREPGVQMGPVAKKAQFDRVNRYIQRGIDQGATLLAGGVSAPELGWFVRPTIFANARNDMEIARDEIFGPVGTLITFDSEDEAISLANDSSYGLAATVWTNDLVRAHRVAAAVKAGAVGINCWSPLDANLPWGGVKTSGIGREGGFSGALAYTEEKVITVLLPV; encoded by the coding sequence ATGACTGAGCACTTGAATCATTTCATCGACGGTACGCCTTGCGAAGGCTTCGACCATCGTCGTATCGACCTGGTCAGCCCCGTGACCGAACAGGTGTATGGGAGCTCCGCGCGCGGCACCCGCGAAGACGTGGACCGTGCCGTGGCGGCTGCACGCCGGCAACTCGACGGCGGCGAGTGGAGCCAACTCGACGGCGCCCAGCGTGGTCGACTGCTATCGAAACTGGCCGACCTGGTTGAGCGCGACACCGAACGGCTGGCCGATCTGGACGCCAACGCCATTGGCCGTTCGCCCATCGAACCGCGCCGGATGGACCTGCCCAACGCGGTCGCCAACCTACGCGCTGCCGCCGGTTGGGCCAACCAGCTCGAAGGTCGCACCATTCCCACCGGGGGTTACTTCGGCACCAAAACCCTGTCATACACGGTACGCGAGCCCGTCGGCGTCGTCGGCGCGATCGTGCCCTGGAACTCACCGCTCATGATCACCGTGTGGAAGCTCGCCGCCTTATTGGCGGCAGGCTGCACAGTGGTGGTCAAGCCCTCGGAAGAAACCCCGCAGTCGGCCCTGCACCTGGCGCTGCTGGCGCAGGAAGCCGGCTTCCCGGACGGCGTGATCAACGTGGTCACCGGCTACGGCAACGAAGTCGGTCGCGCGCTGTGTGAACATCCGGATGTCGCCAAGATCAGCTTCACCGGCAGCCCCGAGGCCGGGCGTGAAATTCAGCGCACTGCCGGCGTGTTGTTCAAGCGCGTGGCCTTGGAATTGGGCGGCAAGAGCCCGCAGATTGTGTTCGACGATGCCTCCTTCGACGCCGCCCTGCGCGGCTGTACGCTCGGTCTTTTTGCCAACCAGGGCCAGGTGTGTGCGGCCGGTTCGCGGATCCTGGTGCAGCGTAGCCTCGCCGAGCGTTTCGGCGCCGCGCTGGCCGAGGCCGCACAGGCGGTAAACGTGGGTGATCCTCGCGAGCCCGGCGTACAGATGGGGCCGGTGGCCAAGAAGGCGCAATTCGATCGCGTCAACCGCTACATCCAACGGGGTATCGACCAGGGCGCAACGCTGCTGGCCGGCGGCGTCTCGGCCCCTGAGCTGGGCTGGTTCGTGCGTCCGACGATCTTCGCCAACGCCCGTAACGATATGGAAATCGCCCGGGACGAGATCTTCGGTCCCGTCGGCACGCTAATCACGTTCGACAGTGAAGACGAAGCCATCAGCCTCGCCAATGACAGCAGTTATGGCCTCGCGGCCACGGTCTGGACCAACGACCTGGTCAGAGCGCACCGTGTCGCAGCGGCGGTAAAAGCAGGCGCCGTGGGTATCAACTGCTGGAGCCCATTGGACGCCAACCTGCCTTGGGGCGGCGTCAAAACCAGCGGTATCGGGCGTGAAGGCGGATTCAGCGGCGCGCTGGCCTACACCGAAGAGAAAGTCATCACCGTGCTGCTACCCGTCTGA
- a CDS encoding efflux transporter outer membrane subunit — protein sequence MSIGKPAGHFLASTFLVSLLSGCTLGPDYQLPAVEVASQWHAPLPHGASMVGLQDWWQQFNDPALATLLRLAQADSPSLDQALARIAQARATLDGSFAGRLPQVNGGVSKSRAGITQKGLQQSGTTSGATLDASWELDLFGKLRRTDEASRNLLEARVNDWHDARVSLAAEVGDDFVQYRGCQMLVNAYRDQAQSQEQTARLTRVSFQAGFTAASDSSLSDASAAASNATLINQQSECDVLLKSLVALTGSDEERVREILGHNPARLPQPALLDVREIPADLVRQRPDLASSERELAAANAKIGAAQADRLPSLSLVGAFEVGTTTGIFSRTWSLGPQLTVPLFDAGKRRAAVDSARADYDTALATYRQTLRTAVMEVEQSLVRLDAARRSQASTQRASDGYEASFEATDRNWQAGNASLLDREVARRSALSAQIELITVQQNQVRYWIALYKALGGGWQGSRNGLAGETPKRGGV from the coding sequence ATGTCTATTGGCAAACCTGCTGGCCACTTCCTGGCGTCAACGTTTTTGGTTTCATTGCTGAGCGGCTGCACGCTAGGCCCGGATTACCAGTTGCCTGCGGTGGAGGTTGCCAGCCAGTGGCATGCGCCGCTGCCTCATGGTGCGTCGATGGTTGGACTGCAGGATTGGTGGCAACAGTTCAATGACCCGGCACTGGCAACCCTGCTGCGTCTGGCACAGGCAGACAGCCCGTCCCTCGACCAGGCTCTGGCGCGTATCGCCCAGGCACGCGCGACGCTGGACGGCAGCTTTGCCGGCAGGCTGCCGCAAGTGAACGGCGGCGTGAGCAAATCACGCGCCGGCATCACTCAGAAGGGATTACAACAGAGCGGTACGACCTCCGGCGCAACCCTTGATGCGTCCTGGGAACTGGACCTGTTCGGCAAACTGCGGCGCACCGACGAGGCTTCGCGCAATCTGCTCGAAGCACGTGTCAATGACTGGCATGACGCCCGTGTATCGCTGGCCGCCGAAGTTGGTGATGACTTTGTGCAGTACCGCGGCTGCCAGATGCTGGTAAACGCTTACCGTGATCAGGCGCAATCCCAGGAGCAGACTGCACGTCTGACTCGCGTGTCGTTTCAGGCCGGGTTTACCGCAGCCTCCGATTCATCGTTGAGCGATGCCAGTGCTGCGGCCAGCAATGCGACGCTCATCAACCAACAAAGCGAGTGCGACGTGCTGCTCAAAAGCCTGGTGGCCCTGACCGGCAGCGATGAGGAACGGGTGCGAGAAATACTCGGCCATAACCCCGCTCGATTGCCGCAGCCAGCGTTGCTGGATGTACGGGAAATACCCGCCGACCTGGTGCGCCAGCGCCCGGACCTGGCATCCAGCGAGCGCGAACTGGCCGCCGCAAATGCGAAGATCGGCGCTGCACAGGCTGATCGTCTGCCCAGCCTGAGTCTGGTCGGCGCGTTCGAGGTGGGGACCACCACCGGAATCTTCAGCCGCACCTGGAGCCTTGGCCCGCAACTGACTGTTCCGCTGTTCGACGCAGGCAAGCGCAGAGCGGCAGTGGACTCGGCGCGGGCGGATTATGACACGGCCCTGGCGACCTATCGGCAGACCTTGCGCACCGCAGTCATGGAGGTCGAGCAGTCACTGGTGCGTCTGGATGCTGCGCGGCGCTCGCAAGCCAGTACGCAGCGGGCCAGCGACGGTTATGAAGCGTCGTTCGAGGCCACAGACCGCAACTGGCAGGCCGGCAACGCCAGCCTGCTGGACCGCGAAGTGGCTCGACGCTCGGCGCTCTCGGCGCAAATCGAATTGATCACCGTGCAACAAAATCAGGTGCGCTACTGGATTGCCCTGTACAAGGCCCTGGGCGGGGGATGGCAGGGCAGTCGAAACGGTTTGGCCGGTGAAACACCGAAGCGGGGCGGCGTATGA
- a CDS encoding diaminobutyrate--2-oxoglutarate transaminase family protein has product MEELINLKKLESNARTYAATFQQLFVSGKGMRVKDANGQEYLDCLSNAGTLALGHNPQVVREAVIEFLNSDHLQQALDLATPAKHAFVEELFATLPASMRDNSKILFCGPSGSDAVEAAIKLARHYTQRSPLMSFHGGYHGMTAGALSAMGNLNPKAGLLAQGTHFLPYPYRFRCPFGTDGEHTDRLSIEYIRTVLSDPESGVSKPAAVVVEVIQGEGGCIAASAEWLRAVRDITRELGILLIIDEVQTGLGRTGNLFAIEHSGITPDILVLSKAIGGGYPISVIVYAAHLDTWGPGMHAGTFRGNQVAMVAGAATMRHIKEHDLVGNATRRGEQLHSGLEDIARQFPFIGDVRGRGLMLGVEIVKPGSGSRPGAGDGARARAIKLECFDNGMMIETGGRNSAVLRFLPPLNITESEVGMVLDRFEQALKSSSAARVSSVSAVG; this is encoded by the coding sequence ATGGAAGAGTTAATTAATCTCAAGAAACTGGAGTCGAATGCGCGCACCTATGCAGCGACGTTCCAGCAGCTGTTTGTCAGCGGCAAGGGAATGCGAGTCAAGGATGCCAACGGCCAGGAATACCTTGACTGCCTGTCGAACGCTGGCACGCTTGCACTGGGTCATAACCCACAGGTGGTCCGTGAAGCGGTGATCGAATTCCTCAACAGTGATCATCTGCAGCAGGCTCTTGACCTGGCCACACCGGCCAAGCACGCGTTTGTAGAAGAACTGTTCGCGACGTTGCCCGCCAGCATGCGTGACAACAGCAAAATCCTGTTCTGCGGCCCCAGCGGTTCAGACGCAGTGGAAGCCGCAATCAAACTGGCCCGCCACTACACCCAGCGCTCGCCGTTGATGTCCTTCCACGGCGGTTACCACGGTATGACCGCTGGCGCGTTGTCGGCCATGGGCAACCTTAATCCCAAGGCCGGCCTGCTGGCCCAGGGCACCCACTTCCTGCCCTACCCCTATCGCTTCCGCTGCCCGTTCGGTACCGATGGCGAACACACCGACCGTCTCTCCATCGAATACATCCGCACTGTACTCAGTGACCCGGAAAGCGGCGTGTCCAAACCGGCGGCGGTGGTGGTCGAAGTGATCCAGGGCGAAGGCGGCTGCATCGCAGCATCGGCCGAGTGGCTGCGCGCCGTGCGGGATATCACCCGCGAGTTGGGGATCTTGCTGATTATCGATGAAGTGCAAACCGGACTCGGACGTACCGGCAACCTGTTTGCCATCGAACATTCCGGGATAACGCCGGATATTCTGGTGCTGTCCAAGGCCATCGGCGGCGGCTACCCGATATCAGTGATCGTCTATGCCGCACACTTGGATACGTGGGGCCCAGGCATGCACGCAGGTACGTTCCGTGGTAATCAGGTAGCGATGGTTGCCGGGGCTGCGACCATGCGTCATATCAAGGAGCACGATCTGGTCGGCAATGCCACGCGCCGGGGTGAGCAGTTGCACAGTGGGCTGGAGGATATCGCCCGGCAGTTCCCGTTTATCGGTGATGTACGTGGCCGTGGGCTGATGCTAGGGGTGGAAATCGTCAAGCCGGGCAGCGGATCACGTCCGGGGGCTGGCGATGGTGCACGTGCACGTGCGATCAAGCTGGAGTGCTTCGACAACGGCATGATGATCGAGACCGGCGGGCGCAACAGCGCAGTCCTGCGCTTCCTGCCACCTTTGAACATTACCGAGTCGGAAGTGGGCATGGTTCTCGACCGCTTCGAGCAGGCCCTCAAAAGCAGTAGCGCAGCACGTGTTTCCAGCGTCAGTGCGGTAGGCTGA
- a CDS encoding efflux RND transporter periplasmic adaptor subunit — translation MRKMHVYGLLTLAVLGISGWLLFGRAEPTPAAVAAPATSLTVEAIQPRREDWPQERVASGALAPWQEAVISAETGSLRIASLKADIGDQVKKGQVLATLADDSVLAEENKQKSAVAQATAQLQEARSNARRAALVGQSGALSEQQLEDYRVKVQTAEANLASANADLRSIRIKLAQTRIVAVDDGIISGRKALLGDVVSAGSEMFRMIRDGRIEWQAELDAQQLPGVKVGQLARVILPGGIEVEGRVRLVSPILDGKTSRALVYVSLPVGSMARAGMYASGRIELPSSPALTVPDTSVILRDGRSYVFVLGNDMRVSRQVVEVGRRRGSALEILGGLAEQAQIVRGGGAFLNDGASVTLVNAEAQAQ, via the coding sequence ATGAGGAAGATGCATGTTTATGGTCTGCTGACGCTGGCGGTGTTGGGCATCTCGGGCTGGCTGTTGTTCGGCCGTGCCGAACCGACCCCGGCCGCCGTTGCAGCGCCGGCCACCAGCCTGACGGTCGAAGCGATTCAACCACGTCGCGAAGACTGGCCGCAGGAACGGGTGGCCAGCGGTGCGCTTGCGCCCTGGCAGGAAGCCGTGATCAGTGCCGAGACCGGAAGCTTGCGTATCGCCAGCTTGAAGGCTGATATCGGCGATCAGGTGAAGAAGGGCCAAGTCTTGGCGACATTGGCCGATGACAGCGTGCTGGCCGAGGAAAACAAACAGAAGTCGGCGGTCGCCCAGGCCACTGCACAATTGCAAGAGGCCCGCTCCAATGCGCGACGTGCGGCATTGGTCGGACAAAGCGGGGCGCTTTCCGAGCAGCAACTGGAAGATTACCGGGTCAAGGTGCAGACCGCCGAAGCCAACCTGGCCTCAGCCAACGCCGATCTGCGCAGCATACGGATCAAGCTCGCGCAGACGCGCATCGTCGCGGTGGATGACGGGATCATTTCCGGGCGCAAGGCCTTGCTTGGCGATGTGGTGTCCGCAGGCAGCGAAATGTTCAGGATGATCCGGGATGGCCGCATCGAGTGGCAGGCGGAACTGGATGCACAACAACTGCCGGGCGTGAAGGTCGGCCAGCTGGCGCGCGTGATATTGCCGGGCGGCATTGAGGTCGAAGGGCGCGTGCGCCTGGTATCGCCGATACTCGACGGCAAGACCAGCAGGGCGCTGGTCTACGTCTCCCTGCCGGTGGGGTCGATGGCGCGCGCTGGCATGTACGCCAGCGGCCGCATCGAACTGCCGTCCAGCCCGGCGCTGACGGTTCCGGACACCAGCGTGATTCTGCGCGATGGACGCTCTTATGTGTTTGTGCTGGGCAACGACATGCGCGTCAGCCGGCAAGTGGTAGAGGTCGGACGGCGGCGTGGATCGGCGCTGGAAATCCTCGGCGGGCTGGCTGAACAGGCACAGATCGTCCGTGGCGGCGGGGCCTTTCTCAATGACGGGGCCAGCGTGACGCTGGTCAACGCCGAGGCTCAGGCGCAATGA